The genomic region TAAACATAAAAGGTGGACCATCCATCAGATTATAGGAGGGGACAAGAAGTGTCGAATGGAAAAATTCTCCTTGTTGAAGATGACGATATCATAGCAAAAGTGGAAGACTGGCGGCTCAAAAACCTGGGTTACGAGGTGTGCGGCAGGGCCACAACCGGGGCCGAGGCCATGGAACTGGTCGTGAACTGCAAGCCGGACCTGGTCCTCATGGACATCAATATCAAAGGGGATGTAGACGGGATCGAGACCGCGAAGATGATCAAGAAAGGATTCAGCATTCCGGTCGTGTACGTCACCTCCCATTCCGACGGCCCCACCCTGGATCGGGCAAAAGCCACCCACCCGGATGGCTTCATTGTCAAACCTTTTGAGGACAATGACCTGCGGGTTGCAATAGAACTGGCACTCAGAAAATAGAAAATTATTTTTTAAATCTGGATAACTGCAGTATCCCGTCTCTTCTGGCAGAGTTTCTGAAAGTCCCGGATCTTCTGTTCGGGAATTCCCGTTGCTGCAGAAAGAGCTGCAGCATCGGCCGCAAGGAGGGCATCGCCGTTGATGACATCTGCCCTGAAGAGTTTTTCAAGAGTGGTTTCCGACAGACCTTTGATGGCGAGAAGCTCCTTTTTGCCTTTCTCGATCTGGAGTTTGTTGACTTTCTTTGGCAGGGGCTTGTTGAGATACCGGCAGACCAGCTCGACATGTTTCTGGACAGTCGCAGTCGACATACCGGTGAGCTCCCCGAGCGCTGCCGGGGTATGGGTGCAGAAGGATTCCGGGTCCATGATACCGGCCGCAATGTATTTTTTCAGGCTGACTGCGGGGATGCCGATCTCTTTTAAAACCTGGCTGTGATAGAGCTTTTTTGCCTCAAGAAGGATCGTCTCGGCCTCGGCATCCCCGATACCGGCGGCTTTGAGATTTGCAGCCGTTGCCCTGGCAAGACCGGAGAGTTCGGAGATCCCGGATTCCTTCAAGGAGCTCATGATCTTCGAATAACTCCTGCCTTTTCTCGGGATGAGATTCTCCCGCAGGAATTTCCGGCATTCGGACCGGCGCCTGAGCATGGCAAGTACTCCCTCGGCACCCCGTATCAGGTTCTCCGCGGTGCTTACGGAAATGTCCAGTTTTTTTGCCAGTACGTCGGGTGCACTGTGGGCCAGCTCGGCAACGGTATAGATATGCCGGCTCCTTAGTTTCTGCAGGAGCGGCTCGTCCAGGCCGGGGATTTCGGCAAGCGATTCGCTGTTGGAGTTGACATGATGGCAGAGCGGGCAGCCGATGTCCCAGGGCCGTGCCCCTTTCCGCACAAGCCGGACAAAGTTCAGGTGGTGCTTGTCGCAGATGTCATCCGTGCGGATGGCAAAACCCCACTGGGCCATGGGGAGGCCAATATTGAACGTGCATTCGGGATACCGCGAGCACCCGATGAACTGGGTGTTGCCCCGCAGGTGCTTGATGGCGAGCGTTCCCCCGCAGACCGGGCATTTGCCAAGGTTCATCTCCTCGGCAGTGCGGTTGCGGATATCGTCGCCTATCACCTGGTCGTTTGCCTCGAGCTGGTCGAAGGCATGGTGAAGCATCTCCCGGGATTCCTTGATCACGTCTTCCCTTGTTCTCTGGCTCTCCTTGATGAGCTGCATATGCGCTTCGAGCGTCTGGGTCATGTCGGGTTTTGTGATCGTGTCCGCATGCTGCTCTAGGGATTCGGTGACCACGGTCCCGACCAGGGTCGGGCGGAGGGGATTGCCTTCCACGTATTTGCGCGAGACCAGTTTTGCGATGACCTCGTGCCGGGTGCTCTTGGTGCCAAGGCCCAGTTCTTCCATCCGCTGGATGAGCTTGCTCTGGGTGTAGCGCGCCGGGGGCTGGGTCTCCTTCTCGTCGAGGGTTACTTTCTTTATAGGCAGCTTCTCGCCGGTCACAAACTCCGGAAGGAGCATCTCCCGGGCTTCCGAGAACGGATAGACCGTGTGCCACCCGGGCTCCATCAGCTGCCCGCCGGTTGTGGTGTATTCCTCGCCACCGGCATCGAAGAGGATCTTGAGGGTCTTCCATTGCGCATCGGGGGCAAGGGTTGCAAGGAACCGGCGCAGCACCAGTTCGTAGATCCTGAAGACATCATCCCCCAGCATCTCTTTGGTTGCAGCACCGGTCGGGTGGATTGGCGGGTGATCGGTAGAGGACTTCTTGCCCCGGGTCGGCACCGCCCTGCGGTGTGCGATCACCCAGTCGACATCCTTTTTGAACGGGGAAGCGCGGAGGGTCTTGAGGATGCCGTCCAGGTCGAGCGACGGGGGATACACGGTATTGTCGGTCCTCGGGTACGAGATGAAACCGTTCATGTACAGGTCTTCGGCAATCCGCATTGCATTGGCTGCCGAGAACCCGAGCCGGGCCGCGGCAACGATGTAGGTCGTGGTATCGAACGGGGACGGGGCCCGGTCCTGTTTGGCGCCTATCTTGACATCGGTAACAAGGAGCGGTTCAACAGAACGGTCCCGCGCCTGTTCCGCGAGAGCTTTGTCGTGGAACCGGCCATTGGTGTGCCGGGCCTCGATGGGTTCGCCCCGTTTCTCGGTGAGGAGCGAGAGCTGCCAGTACTTCTCCGGCACAAAGGCCTCGATCTCCTTCTCCCGGTCAACGATCATCGAGAGGGTGGGGCTCTGGACCCGGCCCACCGAGAGGATGTTGTTGCCACCGCGCCGGGCGGCAAGCGAGATGAAACGGGTTAGGGACGCCCCCCACATGAGATCGATGGACTGGCGGGCTTCGCCCGCTGCCGCAAGGGCGAAATCCAGCTCGGTTGTGTGGGAAAAGGCATGGGTGAGTTCCTGCTCGGTGATGGCTGAGAAACGGGCCCGGTCGATCTTGACACTGGCGTTTGCCTGCCGGACAAGTTCGTAGGCCTCCTTCCCGATCAGTTCCCCTTCGGTATCAAAGTCCGTTGCAATGGTGACCCGGTCGGCTTTTTTTGCCAGTTTCTGGAGGAGCGCAACGATCCGCTTCTCGGTGGGAACCTTGATGGTCCGGGCATCGATCAGGCTCCGGGGGGTGTACTTGTCGCTCCTCCAGTTCTGGTATCCCGGCTCGAAATCGATCTCGACCACGTGGCCCCGGAGCCCCACGGTTGTGGTATCCCCGTAACTGTACGTGGAAACACCGGCATCCTTGTGCTCGGTCACTTTCTTCCCGTTACTGAGGATCTGCGCAATGCGCCGGGCCGATATGTTCTTTTCCGCAACAATAAGGTGCACGAAGATTACGCCTCCCGTGCCTTGAGCGCCTCAAGGAGCAGACGGTTGAGTTCGGCCGGGTCGGCTTTCCCGCGGGTCTTCTTCATGACCTGCCCGACAAGGAAGTTGATGGCCCCCGCCTTGCCGCTCCGGTAATCCTCGAGCGCCTTGGGATTTTCATTGATCGCGTCATCGATTGCTTTTGCAACGATCCCGTCATCGCCCGAGGTCTTTGCCAGGTTGAGCCGGCTTACGATCCCCTCGGGAGTTTCCACGGTCTCTTTCTTAAGGCGCTGATCGAGCATCACCCGCAGGACTTCGACTGCGTTCTTGTCCGTGACGGTGCCGGCTTTCAGGATACGGATGAGGCCTGTCATGGCAGCAGGTTCCACCAGGTCGAGGCTCATGTCCCGGTAATTCAGCTCGCCTATCAGGGTGTCGGCGATCCAGGTCGACGAGAGCGGGGAGAGACCGGCCTTATCCGGAGCAACAACTTTCTCGAAGAAGTTCGCAAGCCTGAGCTCGCCCGTCAGGGTGCGGGCATGGTTGAGCGAGCAGCCGTACTCTTTCATGAACCGCTCCCGGCGGGCATCGGGCAGCTCCGGGAGAGCAATGCCATCGAGCCAGGACCGGACCCGGAGCGGGCGCAGGTCCGGCTCGGGGAAGTAGCGGTAATCGTGCTCCTGCTCCTTGGACCGGCCGGCCTGGGTGACCCCCCGGGCTTCAAGGTAGTGACGGGTCTCGCGCTCGATCTTCTGGCCCCGGCGGATGAGGTTCCTCTGCCGGGTGACTTCAAACGTCAGCGCCTTCTCAACGCCCTTGTAGGAGGTGATGTTCTTGACTTCCACCCGCTCGCTGCCCAGAATCGAGATGTTGGCATCCACACGGAGCGATCCCTCCTTCTCGGAATCGAAGACGCTGAGGTATTCAAGGGTTGCCCGGAGTTTGTTCAAGAACTTCCTGGCTTCCTTGGGCGAGCGCATGTCCGGCTCGGAGACGATCTCGATGAGCGGGATGCCTGCACGGTTGTAGTCCACGAGCGAGTACTTGCCCCGCTCGACATTGCCCATATGGACGAGACGGCCCGGGTCTTCCTCGACATGGATCCGGGTGAGGCGGACTCTCTTCTCGCCGCCCTCGTCGCTCTCGATCTCCAGGTACCCGCCTTCCGCGAGGGGCTTGTCGTACTGGGTGATCTGGTAGGCCTTGTCCAGGTCCGGGTAGAAGTAGTTCTTCCGCGAGAACTCGGACTCATTCAGGACCTCGCAGTTGAGGGCCTTTGCCACCTTCATGGCATACTCGATCGCCTTTTTATTCAGCGCCGGCATGGCACCGGGGAGACCGAGGCAGATGGGGCAGACATGGGTGTTGGGGCCGTCGCTCCGGTAATCCGTGGAGCAGCCGCAGAAGAGCTTGCTCTTCGTGTCCAGCTGGCAGTGCACTTCAAGCCCTACGATAACCTGGCCTTCTGCATCCACCATGATCAGCTCACCGCCTGTTCGTACGCATAGGCGACATCGACGATACGTTCGTCCTCGAACATCCGGCCCATGATCTGGAGACCGACCGGCATGCCGCCGGATTTGCCGCAGGGCACCGAGATCGCCGGGATCCCGGCAAGGTTGGCGGGCACCGTGAGGATATCGGCTAAGTACATCGAGAGCGGGTCGGACTTTTCCTTTAATTTGAACGCAACCGTCGGCATGGTCGGGCCTGCGATCACATCGACATCCGCAAAGATGCGGTTGAAGTCATTCAAGACATTCTGGCGGGCAACCTGGGCTTTTGCATAGTATTTACCATAGTACCCGCTCGAGAGCGCAAACGTCCCGAGCATAATCCGGCGCCGCACTTCGGGGCCGAACCCGTCCCGGCGCACGTCCTGGTAGGCATCGTGCCACGACTTCTTCGTATCAACGGTGGGGCCGTACCGGACCCCGTCGAACCGGGCAAGGTTGGAGCTGGCTTCGCAGGTGCAGGTGACATAGTACGCGGCAAGGGCGTACTCCATGGAGGGGATGCTGCAGGGAACGGTTGTGGCGCCCAGCTCTTCGAGCTTCCCGATGGCTGCCTTTACTACCCCGGAAACGCCGGCATCCACACCGGGCCCGAAGTATTCCTGCGGGATACCGATCCGGAGTCCCCTGATATCGGCAGAGGGAGTGTGGGTATAGGGCTTGTCCCGGGACGTGGAGTCGTGGCGGTCGTAACCGGCAATGACGCCCATGAGATCCGAGACATCGTTGACCGTCCTTCCCATGGGGCCGATCTGCTCGAGCGAGTTGGCGTACGCGATCAGGCCGTACCGGGAGACCCGGCCGTACGAGGGCTTCAGCCCAACGATACCGCAGAATGCGGCAGGACACCGGATCGATCCGCCGGTGTCGGTCCCGAGCGCCATCCGGACCATCCCGGCAGCGACCGCTGCTGCACTGCCGCCGCTCGATCCGCCCGGCACCCGGCCGGTGTCGCAGGGGTTGAGGGTGGGGCCGAATGCGGAGTTTTCCGTGGTGGTTCCCATACCGAACTCGTCCATGTTGGTCTTTCCCACAATGGCGGCCCCGGATTCCCTGAGGAGCTGCACGACATGGGCATCGTACGGGGGAATGTACCCTTTCAGGATCCGGGATGCGCAGGTGGTCTCGATCCCCTGCGTGGAGATATTGTCCTTGACGGCAACTGCAACACCGGCAAGTTTTCCGGAACCATGGGATGCCGCTTTGCAGGTTGCAAGAAAGGCATTGTACCGGTCATCCGGCTCAAAGGTGATCTTCCCGCTCACTACATCACCTTCGGCGCTTTGATGAAACCGTCTTCTTTGAGAGGCGCATTAAAAAGCACTTCGTCCTGGGAGAGCGATGGCTCCACAACGTCTTCGCGCAGGACATTGTAGAGATCTCGCACAAAGCCCGAGTCCCCCGGCACGCGGTCGAGGGTATCGAAATATTCAATAATTGCATTGAACTGGTGCGTAAAGGTGCCCAGTTCCTCATGGGGGATGCCGACATCGGCAAGCTCCGCGATATGTTGTACATCTTTTTCAGTGACCATGGTCCACCCTGCTGATGTGGTCTATGTAATCTTGCATGGACGTTTTATAACCGTTTTTCCGGGCAAGCTTCCGCAGCACCCCGTACACCCCGCTCCCGTATTGCATGGCTTTCTTCTCGTACCATGCGAGATCCGGGGAAATATACCGCTCTGCAACCTCCCTTAAGGGGATCTTACGCCGGCCATTCCGGACTTTGTCCGCGGCCGGGATCGCCCGGGCAGCGCGCACAACCCGCGCATCCAGGTAAGGCATGGACAGGTACGTGCCGTGGAGCGCCGCTACCGACTGGTCGCGCCGGGCCTGGTCTTCGAGGCCCAGGAAGTCCCGGGCCAGATCGGCCTCAAGGGTCTCCGATTCGAGATAGCGGGAGTACCCCCCGAAGAGCTCGTCGGCCCCCTGGCCGGTGATGATACGCCGGTACCCGTTCTCGCCCGCCCACCTGGTGATGAAGAACTGGGTGAGGGCGATGCCCGTGTTGACCGGATCCTTGCGAGGGATCGTCCGGATAACTTCGGGAAGTGCCGGTTCGAGTTCGTTCTCCGGGATCGTGACAAACGTGCAGGAGAGCCCGAGGGAAGCTGCAGCCTTCCTGGCCTGCAGGAGATCGTGCGATCCTTCCAGCCCCACGGCAACGCACTCCCGCTGTGCAAGGCATGCAACGAGCGTGGAATCGACCCCCCCCGATAATGCCACCACGCCCTCGTCGCTGCGCAGTTTCACGGCAGTAACAATCGCTTCTTCCAGCGGCATTTCCGGAACAACAGGTTCGATATCTCCCTCGATCCTGCCATTGCAGACCAGTTTTCCTCTCGGGCCGGTCCCATTCATGACCCCGAAACAGTCCCGGGCACTGCACCCGTCCCAGGAAAGGAAAAATTCCCCGCCGAACCGGAGGATCTTTTCCTGCTGGTTTCTGCAGATCTCCTCGATCTCAGAAAGTGCAAGCCTCCTCCCGTCGAGTTCCACCCATCCGGCAACCTGTATCCCGCTCATGTCCAGCTTATCAGTCCCGATCGTTCACACTCAGTACCCCGGCAATCTAATAAAACATATCTTTCCGGGTTGCGACGGGCGCAGGATCTGCGACAGCCCGGCCCCGCCATAATTTCCGGGGAAATTCAACGTAATGGCAGCTGTCGTCTTTGCGGAAACCCTGCGAAACTACAGAATTGTTTTTTGACATGGAGGGTTAATAGTTTAGAGCACGGGAAGCGCTGCACCGGTCAATGGAACCGGGCATACGATCTCGCTGCAGAGCCAGCACATCTGCGAGCGGGAGGATAGGAAAGCTGGCCAACTCCGCCGGACTTAAGATCCGGTCCTTAGTGGTTCTTGGGTTCGAATCCCAATCCTCCCATTCTTCTTTTTGAAATTTCTGACCAGCTGCAGGATATCCGGTTGCACTTTGCCCCCGATTGTCAGAGCAGGGTTTTTGGTTTGTATACCAGGTTCCCGACAACCAGGCCGATTGCAAGCGTCACGGCCACAACGAACATGTGAGTGAACTCCTGGAGCCCCAGAAGCGTGCTGCCGGTGGAAATGGCCACAAGTCCCCGGAAACCGATACTTCCGCTCACCATGAAAACAAAAGCGGGCAGGATCACATTGGATGTCGGGCGGTTGGTTTTATCGGACCAGACATTGGCAAAGACCATGGCCATGGCCGTACCGAGGAAGTTGCCGAGATCGTTTCCCTGGATATGTACACCGAGCACAATCCCGAGGCAGGCAGTTGCGCAGCAGGCCATTGCCCAGACAAGATCCCGCGGGGGGGTCTGGAATGCGATGCAGAGTCCCGCGGCAAGAACCATCGCAAAGACCCAGATCCAGCCAGATCCGATGGACGCTGCTGCTGCACCGGAGACCGGCAGGAAGACCGAGACGAGCGTGACTGACGTCCATGCCCCGGCAAAGAGCAGGGCCAGGCAGATCAGGCCGCTGGCCAGGTTACTGAGACCGGAGACCACGTGCTTTGAGGTCAGTTCTATGACCCCGACACTGATGGAAAATCCCGGGATGAGGTAAATGATAGCGGAGAGAGTGACGAGATACACCTGGACTCCCGGCAGGAGGACCCCTGCAGCCGCTGCAAGCACCCCGGCAACAAACGCGCAGAGGAAGGGAGTCCAGTCCAGGAGCCGGCCCGGGGACTGCTTCGCGAGGGTGACGAGCATGAAGACACCCAGGCTCAGGACTGCTGCAAGAAGGATATCCAGCCATCCCCCCTGGAGGAAACCCGCAAACCCGGCCCCGCACAAGGCGTAGCCCAACGCCACCAGGTAATTCCCATAGGGTGGCGGCATTGCATCGATCGCATCCAGGGCAGCGGTTGCCTCATCCAGGCTGACGGTACCTGCCTCAACGCGGGATACCAGTTCGCCGACTTTTGCAAGTTTGGCAAGATCGAATCCCGTTCCCGTAAGCGGGACTTCGTAGTGCCTCTGCCAGAGTTCATCATCCGGTTTTGTGAAGGTGAAGGAAAGGCTGGTCGGCGTTGATGAGAAGAACCCGGAAAATCCCAGGGCAGTTGTCGTGCGGGAGAGGTACGACTCCAGCCGCCGGGCCTGCGGGCCGTACCCGTGAGCGAGCGTCCCGAGCCGGATCACGAACCTGCAGACGGATTCAAACCGTGCTTCTGCATCTGCATCCATATCAGGCATGGGTTCTCCGTGTCATGTATCCCGGCATTTCCCGTTACGGGTCATGAAACAGGTCCGTCCAGGGTGTTTTTGCAGATCGAACCCGCTTTCATGATGAGCAGGATGTTACTGCGATCGGTGAGTACGGTAATATCCTTTGACGGGTCTTTGGCCAGGATGAGGAGATCGGCAACAGCATTTGCGGAGATCTCGCCCAGGTTTCTGGACTGGTTCAGCACCTCGGCATTGATCTTCGTCGCAGAGATGATCGTATCGATCGGTTGCTCGACTTCGGATCGGAGCACGAATTCATTGCTCTGCTCTTCCCAGAGCGGGCCCAGAAGATCGGTGCCAAACCCGATCTTCACCCCGTGTTTCCGGGCAATCCTTACTGCCTCCAGGGCCTGGACCCGGACAGAACCCAGTTTGCCAAGGCTCACTTCCGGAAACCCGTATGCTGCACCCCGCCGCGCAAGCGCGTCATACGTGATGACCGTAGGGATCAGGTAGGCACCCGCATCTTTCATCAGGACTGCAGTCTCATCATCGAGCAGGTTGCCGTGCTCGATGGTCCTGACCCCGTGCTCTAAGCAGATCCGGATGGCCTTTGACGAGTACACATGGGCGGCAACATACGTACTCTTTGCCTGTGCCTCCTCTGCTATGGCCGCGAGCTCCTCCCCGCTGTACTGGGTATCGGTCACATTATCCCCGGGGGAGGCCACGCCGCCGGCTGCCATGATCTTGATAAACGAGGCACCTTTCCGGAGCTCCTGCCTGCAGGCGCGGCGCACTTCCGTGATCCCGTCGGCAACCTGGCCGATGCTGGTTGCCGATGACTGCATGGGAGCCCCGTACACGCTATCATAGGTTTTGGCCCTGAAATCCCCGTGACCGCCGGTCTGGCTCAGGGCGCGGCCGCAAAAGAAGAGCCTCGATCCCCGGATCACCCCGCTTTCGACTGCCATAGCTAACCCGAAGTCTGCGCCGCCCACATCCCGCATCGTGGTGAAGCCCCGGTCCAGCCCATCGGAGAGGTTCTTTGCAGCACAGCAGGTGATATAGGAAATGGGCAGCTGGGGGGTTGCCAGGTCAACGGTTGCCGAGGTCACGTGCACATGGGCATCGATAAGACCGGGGATGATGTATTTCCCGGACGCATCGATGATAACATCACCGGGGAGGGAGGGAACCGGAGTGTCCGCGAGAGCGGTGATACGGTCGCCCGTGACAACGATGTTCTTCTGCTCAAACTTCGACGTATTGACATTGAGGACCCGGCCGTTGTTGATGATCGTTCTCATGGTATTACATCCCCCCTGGTGACACACAAATCCCCCGAAATTACTCTGGCGGAAATACCGCAAAAGCAGGTCTGGAGGCGCACAACTCACCTATGATCCGGGTTCTACAAAAAGGCTTTGAAGGGAACCGGCGTTCTTCTCCGGCCGGGTGGGAGACCGGCTTCTTCCACGATAAAAGATAAGGGGAATGGGGCTGACCAAAAAGGCAGATCTGGCCGGATTATTCAGATCCGTTCCTCCGCCTCACCATTCAACGGCCGTGAGAGTCTTGACAAAAGACTCGGCAAAGGCTTTGGATGCGGAGGGGCCGTTTGCCGTGACGATCCGGTTATCGATAACAACCGGCTGGGGAACGAGCACCGCTGCCCCCGCCCTCATCTCGCGGAACGAGACCGGGCTCTCGAAGTACGTTGCCTTCTTCCCTTTGAGAAGACCGGCCCGGGCAAGGATCACCGGGGCTAAGCAGATGGCGCCCACAACCTTCCGTTTCTCGACAAAGTACTTTGCCAAGAGCTGGAGCAGGTCGTCGTCCCAGAGATGGGCTTGCGATCCGGATCCCCCGACAATGATCAGGCCGTCATATCCCTTGGGATCGATCTCCTCGAACGAGAGGGTTGCGTTCGCTTTTGCCCCCAGCATCCCGGTGCAGGTTCCCCGCTTTGTGGAGGCGATCTCAAAACTGATTCCCGCCTTCTGCAGTGCTGCAACGGGCTCTGCCAGTTCTTCATCCCTGAATTTTTCCGGTGCTACGGCAATGAGGATCTTCATGATGATCGAGATCTTCTCTTGTTTGTATTTGAGGTTTGGCGATCCCGCACCCGGGTCCGGTCGGGAATGAGGAAAAACGCAGAAGACCCGGTGCGCCTGACGGACGTCAGATCACCTATCTCGTTCCTGCGGGGTCCCGTCCGTAACGATCGCGGCCACCCGTCCTACCCGGCCGTCAGCTAGGCGCACTTTGATCCCATGGGGATGGAACGAGGAGTTGGTCAGGATCTCGCTTACGATGCCCCGTACTCTCCTGCCGCTCTTCTGGTCCTGTTTCTGCACAATCTCGACCGCGAGACCGGGCCGGATCGCTGCCCGTTGCCTTGGATTTCCTGGGGCATCCATGTTCAATAGGAGTTGGTGTAGTATCGGAAATGCCTGTGCATAGAAAAGGGAGGAAAGGGATAGGATCAGGCCTTTATGGCGGGAGCATCATACGATCCGCTTCCGCTGGCAAGGAATCCCGGGACTGATGACCACCCGTGATTCTCCCCGAAGAGCAGGAGGCTGATATCGGTAGAATATTCATTGGATG from uncultured Methanoregula sp. harbors:
- a CDS encoding amidohydrolase family protein; its protein translation is MRTIINNGRVLNVNTSKFEQKNIVVTGDRITALADTPVPSLPGDVIIDASGKYIIPGLIDAHVHVTSATVDLATPQLPISYITCCAAKNLSDGLDRGFTTMRDVGGADFGLAMAVESGVIRGSRLFFCGRALSQTGGHGDFRAKTYDSVYGAPMQSSATSIGQVADGITEVRRACRQELRKGASFIKIMAAGGVASPGDNVTDTQYSGEELAAIAEEAQAKSTYVAAHVYSSKAIRICLEHGVRTIEHGNLLDDETAVLMKDAGAYLIPTVITYDALARRGAAYGFPEVSLGKLGSVRVQALEAVRIARKHGVKIGFGTDLLGPLWEEQSNEFVLRSEVEQPIDTIISATKINAEVLNQSRNLGEISANAVADLLILAKDPSKDITVLTDRSNILLIMKAGSICKNTLDGPVS
- the gatA gene encoding Asp-tRNA(Asn)/Glu-tRNA(Gln) amidotransferase subunit GatA is translated as MSGKITFEPDDRYNAFLATCKAASHGSGKLAGVAVAVKDNISTQGIETTCASRILKGYIPPYDAHVVQLLRESGAAIVGKTNMDEFGMGTTTENSAFGPTLNPCDTGRVPGGSSGGSAAAVAAGMVRMALGTDTGGSIRCPAAFCGIVGLKPSYGRVSRYGLIAYANSLEQIGPMGRTVNDVSDLMGVIAGYDRHDSTSRDKPYTHTPSADIRGLRIGIPQEYFGPGVDAGVSGVVKAAIGKLEELGATTVPCSIPSMEYALAAYYVTCTCEASSNLARFDGVRYGPTVDTKKSWHDAYQDVRRDGFGPEVRRRIMLGTFALSSGYYGKYYAKAQVARQNVLNDFNRIFADVDVIAGPTMPTVAFKLKEKSDPLSMYLADILTVPANLAGIPAISVPCGKSGGMPVGLQIMGRMFEDERIVDVAYAYEQAVS
- the gatC gene encoding Asp-tRNA(Asn)/Glu-tRNA(Gln) amidotransferase subunit GatC; this translates as MVTEKDVQHIAELADVGIPHEELGTFTHQFNAIIEYFDTLDRVPGDSGFVRDLYNVLREDVVEPSLSQDEVLFNAPLKEDGFIKAPKVM
- a CDS encoding response regulator, whose product is MSNGKILLVEDDDIIAKVEDWRLKNLGYEVCGRATTGAEAMELVVNCKPDLVLMDINIKGDVDGIETAKMIKKGFSIPVVYVTSHSDGPTLDRAKATHPDGFIVKPFEDNDLRVAIELALRK
- a CDS encoding asparagine synthase-related protein, which gives rise to MSGIQVAGWVELDGRRLALSEIEEICRNQQEKILRFGGEFFLSWDGCSARDCFGVMNGTGPRGKLVCNGRIEGDIEPVVPEMPLEEAIVTAVKLRSDEGVVALSGGVDSTLVACLAQRECVAVGLEGSHDLLQARKAAASLGLSCTFVTIPENELEPALPEVIRTIPRKDPVNTGIALTQFFITRWAGENGYRRIITGQGADELFGGYSRYLESETLEADLARDFLGLEDQARRDQSVAALHGTYLSMPYLDARVVRAARAIPAADKVRNGRRKIPLREVAERYISPDLAWYEKKAMQYGSGVYGVLRKLARKNGYKTSMQDYIDHISRVDHGH
- a CDS encoding DJ-1/PfpI family protein — translated: MKILIAVAPEKFRDEELAEPVAALQKAGISFEIASTKRGTCTGMLGAKANATLSFEEIDPKGYDGLIIVGGSGSQAHLWDDDLLQLLAKYFVEKRKVVGAICLAPVILARAGLLKGKKATYFESPVSFREMRAGAAVLVPQPVVIDNRIVTANGPSASKAFAESFVKTLTAVEW
- a CDS encoding threonine/serine exporter family protein is translated as MPDMDADAEARFESVCRFVIRLGTLAHGYGPQARRLESYLSRTTTALGFSGFFSSTPTSLSFTFTKPDDELWQRHYEVPLTGTGFDLAKLAKVGELVSRVEAGTVSLDEATAALDAIDAMPPPYGNYLVALGYALCGAGFAGFLQGGWLDILLAAVLSLGVFMLVTLAKQSPGRLLDWTPFLCAFVAGVLAAAAGVLLPGVQVYLVTLSAIIYLIPGFSISVGVIELTSKHVVSGLSNLASGLICLALLFAGAWTSVTLVSVFLPVSGAAAASIGSGWIWVFAMVLAAGLCIAFQTPPRDLVWAMACCATACLGIVLGVHIQGNDLGNFLGTAMAMVFANVWSDKTNRPTSNVILPAFVFMVSGSIGFRGLVAISTGSTLLGLQEFTHMFVVAVTLAIGLVVGNLVYKPKTLL
- a CDS encoding DNA topoisomerase I, with the protein product MHLIVAEKNISARRIAQILSNGKKVTEHKDAGVSTYSYGDTTTVGLRGHVVEIDFEPGYQNWRSDKYTPRSLIDARTIKVPTEKRIVALLQKLAKKADRVTIATDFDTEGELIGKEAYELVRQANASVKIDRARFSAITEQELTHAFSHTTELDFALAAAGEARQSIDLMWGASLTRFISLAARRGGNNILSVGRVQSPTLSMIVDREKEIEAFVPEKYWQLSLLTEKRGEPIEARHTNGRFHDKALAEQARDRSVEPLLVTDVKIGAKQDRAPSPFDTTTYIVAAARLGFSAANAMRIAEDLYMNGFISYPRTDNTVYPPSLDLDGILKTLRASPFKKDVDWVIAHRRAVPTRGKKSSTDHPPIHPTGAATKEMLGDDVFRIYELVLRRFLATLAPDAQWKTLKILFDAGGEEYTTTGGQLMEPGWHTVYPFSEAREMLLPEFVTGEKLPIKKVTLDEKETQPPARYTQSKLIQRMEELGLGTKSTRHEVIAKLVSRKYVEGNPLRPTLVGTVVTESLEQHADTITKPDMTQTLEAHMQLIKESQRTREDVIKESREMLHHAFDQLEANDQVIGDDIRNRTAEEMNLGKCPVCGGTLAIKHLRGNTQFIGCSRYPECTFNIGLPMAQWGFAIRTDDICDKHHLNFVRLVRKGARPWDIGCPLCHHVNSNSESLAEIPGLDEPLLQKLRSRHIYTVAELAHSAPDVLAKKLDISVSTAENLIRGAEGVLAMLRRRSECRKFLRENLIPRKGRSYSKIMSSLKESGISELSGLARATAANLKAAGIGDAEAETILLEAKKLYHSQVLKEIGIPAVSLKKYIAAGIMDPESFCTHTPAALGELTGMSTATVQKHVELVCRYLNKPLPKKVNKLQIEKGKKELLAIKGLSETTLEKLFRADVINGDALLAADAAALSAATGIPEQKIRDFQKLCQKRRDTAVIQI
- a CDS encoding YwbE family protein → MDAPGNPRQRAAIRPGLAVEIVQKQDQKSGRRVRGIVSEILTNSSFHPHGIKVRLADGRVGRVAAIVTDGTPQERDR
- the gatB gene encoding Asp-tRNA(Asn)/Glu-tRNA(Gln) amidotransferase subunit GatB produces the protein MVDAEGQVIVGLEVHCQLDTKSKLFCGCSTDYRSDGPNTHVCPICLGLPGAMPALNKKAIEYAMKVAKALNCEVLNESEFSRKNYFYPDLDKAYQITQYDKPLAEGGYLEIESDEGGEKRVRLTRIHVEEDPGRLVHMGNVERGKYSLVDYNRAGIPLIEIVSEPDMRSPKEARKFLNKLRATLEYLSVFDSEKEGSLRVDANISILGSERVEVKNITSYKGVEKALTFEVTRQRNLIRRGQKIERETRHYLEARGVTQAGRSKEQEHDYRYFPEPDLRPLRVRSWLDGIALPELPDARRERFMKEYGCSLNHARTLTGELRLANFFEKVVAPDKAGLSPLSSTWIADTLIGELNYRDMSLDLVEPAAMTGLIRILKAGTVTDKNAVEVLRVMLDQRLKKETVETPEGIVSRLNLAKTSGDDGIVAKAIDDAINENPKALEDYRSGKAGAINFLVGQVMKKTRGKADPAELNRLLLEALKAREA